One Gossypium raimondii isolate GPD5lz chromosome 3, ASM2569854v1, whole genome shotgun sequence genomic window carries:
- the LOC105795297 gene encoding glucan endo-1,3-beta-glucosidase 7, which produces MATFFFFLLSFLICFHFSSAEPFIGVNYGQVADNLPPPSATAKLLKSTSIEKVRLYGADPAIIKALANTEIGIVIGAANGDIPSLASDPNSAAQWINSNVLPFYPASKIILITVGNEVLTTNDPNLINQLLPAMQNMQNAINGASLGGKIKVSTVHSMAVLGQSDPPSSGLFSPSYQPALKGLLQFHKDNGSPFAINPYPFFAYQSDSRPETLAFCLFQPNAGRVDSGNGIKYMNMFDAQVDSVHSALSAMGFKDVEIMVAETGWPYSGDSNEVGPSIENAKAYNGNLIAHLKSMVGTPLMPGKSVDTYLFALYDEDLKPGPGSERAFGLYKSDLSMTYDVGISKSSQTPPTPKTPVTPQPKPTATGWCVPKAGISDAQLQSSLDYACGQGIDCSPIQPGGACFEPNTVASHAAYAMNLYYQNSAKNPWNCDFSQTATLTSQNPTYNNCIYPGGST; this is translated from the exons ATGGctactttcttcttcttcctcctctccTTCCTTATCTGCTTTCACTTCTCAA GTGCTGAGCCGTTTATTGGAGTGAACTACGGCCAAGTGGCGGACAACTTACCGCCGCCATCAGCCACCGCGAAGCTTCTAAAATCGACGTCGATTGAGAAAGTTAGATTGTACGGAGCGGATCCGGCGATTATCAAAGCTTTGGCTAATACCGAAATTGGGATCGTAATCGGAGCAGCTAATGGAGATATTCCTTCTTTGGCTTCCGATCCAAACTCAGCAGCTCAGTGGATTAACTCCAACGTGTTGCCTTTTTACCCTGCTAGCAAAATCATCCTCATCACTGTTGGCAACGAG GTATTGACTACAAATGACCCGAATTTAATAAACCAACTGCTACCCGCAATGCAAAATATGCAAAACGCCATTAACGGTGCTTCACTGGGTGGAAAGATCAAGGTCTCAACGGTTCATTCAATGGCGGTGTTGGGTCAATCCGACCCGCCATCTTCCGGGTTGTTTAGCCCGAGTTATCAACCCGCATTGAAAGGTTTGCTTCAGTTCCACAAGGACAACGGGTCCCCTTTTGCCATTAATCCGTACCCGTTTTTCGCTTATCAAAGTGACTCCAGACCCGAAACGCTTGCCTTCTGCTTGTTTCAACCCAACGCGGGACGAGTTGACTCGGGGAACGGAATCAAGTACATGAACATGTTTGATGCTCAG GTTGATTCAGTGCATTCTGCTTTGAGTGCTATGGGGTTCAAGGATGTCGAGATTATGGTTGCCGAAACGGGATGGCCATATAGCGGCGATAGTAATGAGGTCGGACCTAGCATTGAGAATGCAAAAGCCTATAATGGGAACTTGATTGCTCATTTGAAATCGATGGTCGGGACACCGTTGATGCCCGGGAAATCTGTGGATACTTACCTCTTTGCACTCTATGATGAGGACTTGAAACCCGGTCCCGGTTCTGAACGGGCATTTGGACTTTACAAGTCGGACCTTTCCATGACATATGATGTTGGCATTTCAAAGAGTAGTCAG ACTCCACCGACTCCGAAAACTCCGGTGACTCCTCAACCAAAACCGACTGCAACTGGTTGGTGTGTACCAAAGGCCGGTATTTCTGATGCTCAATTGCAATCGAGTCTAGACTATGCATGTGGCCAAGGCATCGATTGCAGTCCGATCCAACCGGGAGGTGCCTGTTTTGAACCGAACACCGTAGCATCTCACGCTGCTTATGCCATGAACCTTTACTACCAAAATTCCGCCAAGAATCCGTGGAACTGTGATTTCTCGCAGACGGCAACACTAACATCCCAAAATCCTA